In Eschrichtius robustus isolate mEscRob2 chromosome 2, mEscRob2.pri, whole genome shotgun sequence, a single window of DNA contains:
- the FAM170A gene encoding protein FAM170A has translation MKRRQKRKHLESEESQETAEKGGGISKSQEDPPRLGSPVVAQGCSPGAGEVSSASEYFSCASSPRKLIHGGIWRLHRDTPQPRAPLARVQEQGETAPPPQCVAFSSPSSDKTSLYTNKEERGMKIYYMRVKTIKGVAVSWETEKPLGLLEKRPRIEEVTLPEDVRVGTPRSDVSTRNLLSDSEPTGEEKECEERAESYSPSGSAAVQERPRAKTPDRLVTMEAGFRCMACCRVFPTLEILRQHVRYGVQEGFSCHVFHLTMAQLMGNVESESTTEEEVEEEEKQGAKENEEEQPTGEDLSPRRPWSQRPGCVFHSPKDRNN, from the exons ATGAAACGGCGACAAAAGAGGAAACATCTGGAAAGTGAAGAGTCCCAGGAAACTGCCGAGAAGGGAGGAG GAATCTCGAAGTCACAAGAGGATCCCCCTCGGCTTGGATCCCCTGTGGTGGCCCAAGGCTGCAGCCCAGGGGCAGGGGAGGTCTCCTCTGCCTCTGAATACTTCTCCTGTGCTTCTTCTCCACGCAAGCTCATCCACGGTG GAATCTGGAGATTACATCGAGACACTCCCCAGCCTAGAGCACCCCTAGCTCGGGTTCAGGAACAAGGGGAGACCGCTCCCCCACCACAGTGTGTCGCCTTCTCATCCCCTTCATCCGATAAGACCTCTCTGTATACAAACAAAGAGGAAAGAGGCATGAAAATATACTACATGCGGGTGAAAACGATCAAGGGTGTAGCTGTCTCCTGGGAGACAGAGAAACCCTTGGGCTTGCTAGAAAAGCGGCCGAGGATAGAAGAAGTGACCCTTCCTGAGGATGTGCGGGTAGGTACTCCCCGCTCTGATGTGTCCACCAGGAACCTCCTGTCTGACAGTGAGCCCACTGGGGAGGAGAAAGAGTGTGAGGAAAGGGCAGAGTCATACAGCCCATCAGGGTCAGCTGCAGTCCAGGAGAGACCCAGGGCCAAGACACCGGACAGGCTGGTGACCATGGAGGCCGGCTTCAGGTGCATGGCCTGCTGCCGGGTGTTCCCCACCTTGGAGATCCTCCGGCAACACGTGCGGTACGGCGTCCAGGAGGGCTTCAGCTGCCATGTCTTTCATCTCACCATGGCCCAGCTGATGGGCAATGTGGAATCCGAGAGCACCAccgaggaggaggtggaggaggaggagaagcaagGAGCAAAGGAGAATGAGGAGGAGCAGCCCACGGGGGAAGACCTCAGCCCGAGGAGACCGTGGAGCCAACGTCCAGGCTGCGTGTTTCATTCTCCGAAGGACAGGAA CAACTGA